From the genome of Treponema peruense:
TGCGCGTTCTTTCTGGAACTGCTTTATTTTTTTTGCTATTCTGTCTATTTTTGGCGGATCAAGAAAGTCAAAGTGCCCGTCCAGAATAAAAAGCGCACTCTGCGGTGCATCTTCCCTTAACCGCGCCTGGGCAAAAAGACTTTCTTCTGTTCCCGAAGTGCATGTGCCCACCGGATCCAACTGTTGTATCAAAAGAATTGTTTCTTTAAGAAGAGCCGGCGTTTGTGAAGGATCGTTTTTGTCAAGAAGTGACTCTGGGGCAAGAATATGAAAGCCCTTGTCGTTAAGGTTGTAGATGAGCCGCTCACCGATTTTTCTCTGTGCATCACTCATCCTCTGGCTGCGGAACTGTGAAAGAAGGTGATCCTGGAGCGACATTCTTTCATCGGCCTTTGCCTCAAGTGCTGCCTGAAAGTTTTCTGACGCAAGTTCTGCTGCGGCTCCTGTTGAAGAGGTAACCCTTGTGTAGTCAGAAGGACCGCGCGTATGCCCCACAGTAACTGCCGGATTTTTTTCGGCCTCGTCGTATACGGCTTTGCAAAGATCCATATTTCCCATGGCAAGAAGTTCAAGGGACTGAATCTGCTTTTGGCTCATAATCTGAACCTGAGTCTGTTTTTGCTGCTGTTTTAGCTCGAGGCCTGTCATACAGATACTATAGCACAAAAAACGCATTGGCGGTATACTGGAAGCCATGAAAAACTTTGAAGAATTCGGTCTTGAAATTCCCGAAATACTTTTACCAAAAGACAAAAACCTGGAAAAATGGAGCGTGATTGCCTGTGATCAGTACACACAGGACGTTGACTACTGGAAGCGTGCCGCAGAAATAGTGGGTAGTGCTCCATCGACCCTGAATATTATTCTTCCCGAAGTTTACCTTTCTTCCCCTGACAGAAAAGAAAGAATAGAAAAAATACGTTCAACAATGCGCAGTTATCTGAATGACGGCACGTTTGATCCGCCCAAAAAAGGCTTTGTTTATGTTGAACGCAAGACCGGCTACGGCAGAATACGCCATGGACTTGTTGCAGCCGTAGATCTTGATGCCTATGAGTGGAAGCCCATGAGCAGTGCCCTTGTACGCGCAACAGAAGCCACAATAGTTGACCGTATTCCGCCTCGCAAAGAAATAAGACGAGATGCTCCTGTAGAGAGCCCCCATATAATGCTTCTTGTAAACGACCCGGAACACAAACTTGTAGAAGCTGCCGGTGATTATGCAAAAAAGAATATGCCTGTTTACGATGGAGACCTTATGCAGAATGCAGGTCACATAACAGGATGGATGGTTTCTTCGGAAAGTGAAATAAACAGAGTATATGAAGCTCTTGATTATCTGAAGAAAGCCGGAACAGCATCTGACGGAAGTTCGTTCCTTTTTGCTGTAGGAGACGGAAACCATTCCCTTGCTACTGCAAAGGCAGTCTGGGATGAATACCGCGAAGAACTCAGGGCACAGGGCAAGTCAAAGGAAGAAATAGCCTCTTCACCGGTAAGATATGCGCTTGTAGAAATTGTGAATATTTATGATACAGGACTCACTTTTGAGCCCATTCACCGT
Proteins encoded in this window:
- a CDS encoding DUF1015 domain-containing protein, producing the protein MKNFEEFGLEIPEILLPKDKNLEKWSVIACDQYTQDVDYWKRAAEIVGSAPSTLNIILPEVYLSSPDRKERIEKIRSTMRSYLNDGTFDPPKKGFVYVERKTGYGRIRHGLVAAVDLDAYEWKPMSSALVRATEATIVDRIPPRKEIRRDAPVESPHIMLLVNDPEHKLVEAAGDYAKKNMPVYDGDLMQNAGHITGWMVSSESEINRVYEALDYLKKAGTASDGSSFLFAVGDGNHSLATAKAVWDEYREELRAQGKSKEEIASSPVRYALVEIVNIYDTGLTFEPIHRVLFNTDASALELFVKEKLGGVITQCDSERELEQKVRESTASFGFVHYCDECKKTVYECLETPVTELAVSRLQPVLDAFIAQNTEIQIDYIHGSDEVFRLGQKKGAVSILLPPVAKDSFFDTINKSGPLPRKSFSMGEASEKRFYLECRALFR